A DNA window from bacterium contains the following coding sequences:
- a CDS encoding zinc finger domain-containing protein: VEVKKAKGSKCSRCWNYSEAVGSFTAHPTLCERCIKVVSHGKWTIK, from the coding sequence AAGTCGAGGTAAAAAAGGCTAAAGGGAGTAAATGCAGTCGTTGTTGGAATTACAGCGAGGCAGTTGGAAGTTTTACCGCACATCCAACTCTCTGTGAACGATGTATTAAAGTGGTCTCGCATGGTAAATGGACCATAAAGTAA